One window from the genome of Metabacillus flavus encodes:
- a CDS encoding LrgB family protein, translating to MLIELMLAAVITYIVYRLVKFVYQKFSFPLLHPLLICPIILIGLIRLFDVSASEYMDLSRILTHMLGPATVAFAVPIYKHAGLIKKYMAEIFFSVTAGSVAAILTSFLLALWVHLNGDWIISILPRSITTPIAIEVSKEIGGLPALTTVFVIITGIIGGIIGPSIIKWMSIKTPIAKGLMLGMAAHGVGTSKAMEYGELEGTFSSLSMILAGFLTLLWGYSLIPALLRFIS from the coding sequence ATGCTGATTGAGCTTATGCTGGCAGCAGTTATCACCTATATCGTCTATCGGCTTGTCAAATTCGTTTATCAAAAATTTTCTTTCCCTTTGCTTCATCCCCTCCTCATTTGTCCCATAATATTGATAGGCCTGATTCGGCTGTTTGACGTTTCGGCTTCGGAATATATGGATCTTTCGAGGATTCTTACCCATATGCTTGGTCCGGCTACGGTTGCATTTGCCGTACCGATTTACAAGCATGCCGGCCTGATCAAAAAGTACATGGCGGAAATTTTCTTTAGCGTAACGGCTGGTTCTGTTGCTGCCATTCTTACATCTTTTCTTCTTGCACTTTGGGTTCATTTGAATGGGGACTGGATAATCAGCATTTTGCCAAGATCCATAACAACCCCAATCGCGATTGAAGTATCGAAGGAAATCGGCGGACTTCCTGCACTCACCACCGTTTTTGTCATCATAACCGGAATTATAGGCGGAATCATTGGACCTTCCATCATCAAGTGGATGTCGATAAAAACACCGATTGCAAAAGGCTTGATGCTCGGTATGGCTGCCCATGGCGTTGGAACATCCAAAGCAATGGAATATGGAGAACTCGAAGGAACATTTTCGAGCCTGTCCATGATATTAGCTGGATTTCTCACCCTCCTGTGGGGCTACTCCCTTATTCCGGCTCTGCTCCGGTTCATTTCTTGA
- a CDS encoding CidA/LrgA family protein, with amino-acid sequence MKWILIITQIAFIHCFYFFGIWITGVLSLPIPSGMMGMAILLLALSFRIIKLEWVEKGAAWLLAELLLFFVPSAVGIVDYTELFGWVGLQMLGIILISTFLVMGATAFTAERINNRRKEAIPDAD; translated from the coding sequence ATGAAGTGGATTCTAATTATTACTCAAATTGCCTTTATACACTGTTTTTATTTTTTTGGAATATGGATTACGGGTGTATTGTCTCTGCCAATTCCATCCGGAATGATGGGGATGGCCATTCTTCTTCTCGCTCTATCTTTTAGAATTATCAAGCTCGAGTGGGTAGAAAAAGGAGCAGCATGGCTTCTGGCAGAACTGCTGCTGTTTTTCGTTCCATCCGCCGTTGGAATTGTTGATTACACAGAATTGTTCGGCTGGGTCGGGCTTCAAATGCTTGGTATCATACTGATCAGCACGTTTTTGGTTATGGGCGCGACGGCATTTACGGCAGAGAGAATCAATAACCGCAGAAAGGAGGCCATCCCTGATGCTGATTGA
- a CDS encoding carboxymuconolactone decarboxylase family protein — MPKTFDRHQVGLDKLMEYTLKTDDDISTHLRIVEELKDIAPDVGDMIIDFAYGEVYSREGLTNKQRALVTISSLVTQGTEPQLELHLNTGLTAGLTPKEITESIIQLVPYTGFPKVLNALSVAKKVFSQRGDDKTEE, encoded by the coding sequence ATGCCAAAAACATTTGACCGCCATCAGGTGGGCCTTGATAAGCTGATGGAATACACACTAAAAACCGATGATGATATTTCGACTCATCTTCGGATTGTAGAAGAGCTGAAGGATATTGCTCCTGATGTAGGAGATATGATTATTGATTTTGCCTATGGCGAGGTTTACTCACGTGAGGGACTGACCAATAAACAAAGAGCGCTTGTCACCATTTCTTCCCTTGTCACACAAGGAACAGAGCCGCAGCTGGAGCTTCACTTAAATACAGGCTTAACAGCCGGACTGACTCCAAAAGAAATTACCGAATCCATCATTCAGCTTGTTCCTTACACCGGGTTTCCTAAAGTTTTGAATGCTCTGTCTGTAGCAAAGAAGGTATTTTCTCAGCGCGGGGACGATAAAACGGAAGAGTAA
- a CDS encoding LysR family transcriptional regulator, whose protein sequence is MELRQLKYFVEAVRQKNFTRAAEKMLVSQPALSKMIKSLEDELGLPLIIRNYKGLELTDAGHSVYRHAVQMIGIEEDILSSVIDVKGLSSGTIKIGIPPIIGSLFFPKVLAAFHSAHPKIKIHITEFGAKKVAESVLAGDIEIGVVVLPVDDESFMTYPIVDEEMVLLVNDSHPLASSSAVELSQLSKENFIFYSEDFALYELVREYCINAGFEPNILFQSSQWDFMSEMAAAGIGVTILPQSICTRITSSRIRKIPIQNPAIPWRLAIIIAKDTYTTFAGRAFIEFILGMKDRLRMGE, encoded by the coding sequence ATGGAACTTAGACAGCTGAAATACTTCGTAGAAGCCGTCAGACAAAAGAATTTCACTAGAGCGGCTGAAAAAATGCTCGTCTCCCAGCCGGCTTTAAGCAAAATGATTAAATCTCTTGAAGACGAACTCGGTTTACCTCTGATCATACGCAATTATAAGGGACTTGAACTAACAGACGCCGGCCATTCCGTATACCGGCATGCCGTCCAAATGATTGGAATCGAAGAAGATATTCTTTCATCCGTCATCGATGTGAAAGGTCTCAGCAGCGGAACCATCAAAATCGGAATACCGCCTATTATCGGAAGTCTCTTTTTCCCGAAGGTGCTCGCAGCCTTTCACTCAGCACATCCAAAAATCAAAATTCACATTACTGAATTCGGAGCGAAAAAGGTAGCCGAAAGTGTGCTTGCAGGAGATATCGAAATAGGAGTAGTCGTCCTGCCTGTAGACGATGAAAGCTTTATGACCTATCCAATCGTGGACGAGGAAATGGTCCTCCTCGTAAACGACTCCCATCCTCTCGCTTCGAGCAGTGCAGTGGAGCTTTCCCAGCTGAGCAAAGAAAACTTCATTTTTTACAGCGAAGACTTTGCTCTTTACGAACTGGTTCGGGAATACTGCATCAATGCAGGGTTCGAACCGAACATTTTATTTCAAAGCTCCCAATGGGATTTCATGTCGGAAATGGCTGCTGCCGGAATTGGCGTCACCATCCTTCCCCAGTCAATTTGTACCCGCATCACAAGCAGCCGGATCAGGAAAATACCGATTCAGAATCCAGCCATCCCTTGGCGGCTGGCCATCATCATAGCAAAAGACACATACACCACATTTGCTGGCAGAGCCTTTATTGAGTTTATTCTCGGAATGAAGGATCGGCTTCGGATGGGGGAATGA
- a CDS encoding flavin reductase family protein translates to MISISPSDLSALENYKLLIGSVIPRPIAFVTSISEDDIVNGAPFSFFNVASSEPPLLTIAVQRTEGKMKDTARNIVNNKEFVIHVTDEENVKSINETSAPLPPDQSEIDFSGLTLTPSQQIQVPGIEEAKIRFECVLEKHLELGGREGEPAVDFIIGRVVQYHFKKNVYKEGKIMERELEAVSRLAGTKYGKIGEIFSMERPK, encoded by the coding sequence ATGATTTCCATCAGCCCCAGTGATTTATCTGCTTTAGAAAATTACAAGCTGCTGATTGGCAGTGTAATTCCAAGGCCAATTGCCTTTGTCACCTCCATTTCTGAGGATGATATAGTGAATGGTGCGCCATTCAGCTTTTTTAATGTAGCTTCATCTGAACCCCCTCTTTTGACGATTGCGGTGCAGCGAACCGAAGGGAAAATGAAGGACACCGCCCGTAATATAGTGAACAACAAGGAATTTGTTATTCACGTAACAGATGAGGAGAATGTTAAAAGCATCAACGAAACATCAGCCCCTCTGCCGCCTGACCAAAGTGAAATCGACTTTAGCGGTCTTACTCTGACACCGAGTCAGCAGATTCAAGTTCCGGGCATTGAGGAGGCAAAAATCCGATTTGAATGCGTCCTTGAGAAGCATTTGGAGCTTGGAGGCAGAGAAGGGGAGCCTGCTGTTGATTTTATTATTGGGCGCGTCGTGCAGTATCATTTTAAGAAGAACGTATACAAAGAAGGAAAAATCATGGAGAGGGAGCTTGAAGCCGTCAGCCGTCTTGCCGGTACGAAATACGGGAAAATCGGTGAAATATTCTCCATGGAACGTCCTAAATGA
- a CDS encoding M14 family metallopeptidase yields the protein MKAKKAIFSMIAALFLLNVVIPNHLLAASTGSFSERNVSSFPKTYEQSRDRFRTYESVLKSRWENTTKQSFRISDSEDLAIDLLKADAAKSKDTLIVLSSGTHGIEGYTGSAMQDVFMKEFIQKLNPDTTGLYLVHSINPWGMKNFRRYNENNVDLNRNFIQDWSKFDLNSNKTYKELESFFEPKSKIGSIVAHDAEFTASLAKTALTAGTDKVQGALLTGQYTNPKGVYYGGTKDEKSTVFMKQEFESILATPYKQIIHIDLHTGYGPRYQMSIFSSSAETLSQSEAQEAYQYPLVLTPDCEEFYASTGDITEYFTALAKQKAPEKDFYSTTFEFGTLGDGTIDSIQSLKRTVEENQLYQYGSSSDISMLIIQARYKELFYPYETKWREKAITDFKQAMTGVLTYKGAL from the coding sequence ATGAAAGCAAAAAAAGCAATATTTTCAATGATTGCCGCTCTATTTCTATTGAATGTTGTTATTCCCAACCACTTGCTTGCAGCAAGTACAGGAAGCTTCAGCGAAAGAAATGTATCAAGCTTTCCAAAAACGTATGAACAGTCCAGAGACCGCTTCCGGACCTATGAGTCTGTACTAAAATCAAGATGGGAGAATACTACTAAACAAAGCTTCCGGATTTCCGATTCCGAAGACTTAGCAATCGATCTATTAAAAGCTGATGCAGCAAAATCAAAAGATACACTGATTGTCTTATCAAGTGGTACCCATGGTATTGAAGGCTACACAGGATCCGCCATGCAGGATGTTTTCATGAAAGAATTTATTCAGAAATTGAATCCTGATACAACGGGGCTTTATCTCGTTCACTCCATCAATCCATGGGGCATGAAAAACTTCCGCCGTTACAATGAAAACAACGTAGATTTGAACAGGAACTTTATTCAAGACTGGAGTAAGTTTGATCTGAACAGCAATAAAACATACAAAGAGCTGGAAAGCTTTTTCGAGCCGAAAAGCAAAATCGGAAGCATTGTTGCCCATGATGCCGAATTTACAGCTTCTCTTGCTAAAACAGCGCTAACTGCAGGTACAGATAAAGTACAAGGCGCTCTTCTCACCGGCCAATATACAAACCCTAAAGGCGTGTATTATGGCGGAACAAAAGATGAAAAATCAACTGTATTTATGAAGCAGGAATTTGAAAGCATTCTGGCAACCCCTTATAAGCAAATCATTCATATCGATTTACACACTGGGTACGGGCCGCGCTACCAAATGAGCATCTTCAGTTCATCTGCCGAAACTCTATCACAGTCCGAGGCTCAGGAAGCCTACCAATATCCGCTTGTTCTGACACCGGATTGTGAAGAATTTTACGCATCCACTGGAGATATTACCGAGTACTTTACCGCTCTTGCAAAACAGAAAGCACCAGAAAAAGATTTCTACTCCACAACCTTTGAATTCGGGACACTTGGAGACGGCACGATTGATTCCATTCAATCTCTTAAACGGACAGTTGAAGAGAACCAGCTTTATCAGTACGGGTCTTCCAGCGATATCAGCATGCTCATTATTCAGGCCCGCTACAAAGAACTTTTTTATCCATATGAAACAAAATGGCGTGAAAAAGCCATCACGGATTTTAAACAGGCTATGACAGGAGTTCTTACTTATAAAGGAGCTCTATAA
- a CDS encoding methyl-accepting chemotaxis protein produces MEEFHLKKRNLKNVSAILFRLFLIAGSIFFANSIIQKILYGIPKITFMNVAYNFLFLLFLYPALHYKFKKDDEQFKRLAVWTMTVFAFLLNTDSWVNVPFVWLIPLGIAALFADSRLMRKAFYVSLPLIVAAQFAHLYLADPMDIETSMQRSILTAVYYGVQFLFVGLLLSNSTKRFDGMLLESELLKDQMNEVLMKNQVASTEIGGHVEELNMNISDTSGGIIQINDAIRSIHSDSVHFQEDMKKTSSEMKSMVHELESSKELTDRISDYSGRINGLIQINKQHLTNAIDSINEVKESSGNSIKHVEMLTEKTSEVEKVLSAIRTIADQTNLLALNAAIEAARAGEHGKGFAVVADEVRKLAEQSSQSSQVIQDILKEILNAKEQVSQSLHKTSDMINESVAVISKTTDDFDKMAHIQAESEDHLTKVTERFDHLAGRGGEVGDVIGSLQNQHEDNEDKIASAASAIEQISASIQQVSAFVEQVDTKAKYLVNEKK; encoded by the coding sequence GTGGAAGAGTTTCATTTAAAGAAGCGGAATCTAAAAAATGTTTCAGCCATATTGTTTAGATTGTTTTTAATTGCAGGAAGCATCTTTTTCGCAAATAGTATTATCCAGAAAATCCTTTACGGCATTCCGAAGATTACCTTTATGAATGTAGCCTATAATTTTCTGTTCCTTTTGTTTTTGTATCCTGCTCTGCACTATAAATTTAAGAAAGATGATGAACAGTTTAAGAGATTGGCAGTCTGGACCATGACGGTCTTTGCCTTTTTGCTGAATACAGATTCCTGGGTGAATGTTCCGTTCGTATGGCTGATCCCGCTCGGAATTGCTGCCCTTTTTGCAGATTCCAGACTGATGAGAAAAGCGTTTTATGTTTCCCTTCCATTAATAGTCGCTGCGCAATTTGCCCATCTGTATCTTGCCGATCCGATGGACATTGAGACAAGCATGCAGCGCAGTATCCTGACGGCCGTTTATTACGGGGTGCAATTCCTGTTTGTAGGATTGCTGCTATCAAACAGCACGAAAAGGTTTGATGGAATGCTCCTGGAAAGTGAATTGCTGAAGGATCAAATGAATGAAGTGCTGATGAAGAATCAGGTGGCATCCACCGAAATCGGCGGCCATGTAGAAGAATTAAATATGAATATTTCAGATACAAGCGGGGGGATTATTCAGATTAATGATGCAATCCGGTCTATTCACTCAGATTCGGTTCATTTCCAAGAAGATATGAAGAAAACTTCTTCAGAGATGAAATCGATGGTCCACGAGCTTGAGTCCTCTAAGGAGCTTACTGACCGGATTTCGGATTATTCCGGCAGGATCAACGGATTAATTCAGATTAATAAACAGCATTTAACAAATGCGATCGACAGTATTAATGAAGTGAAGGAATCATCAGGGAATTCCATTAAACACGTAGAGATGCTTACGGAGAAAACGTCTGAGGTTGAAAAGGTGCTGAGTGCAATCAGAACGATTGCCGACCAGACAAACCTGCTGGCTCTGAATGCAGCCATCGAGGCAGCGAGAGCAGGGGAACACGGAAAGGGCTTTGCGGTGGTAGCTGATGAGGTCAGAAAGCTTGCGGAGCAATCTTCCCAATCTTCCCAAGTCATTCAGGACATTTTAAAGGAAATTCTGAATGCAAAGGAACAGGTTTCACAGTCTCTTCATAAAACATCTGACATGATCAATGAGAGTGTTGCTGTCATCTCAAAGACTACCGATGATTTTGATAAAATGGCTCATATTCAGGCAGAGAGCGAAGACCATTTAACGAAAGTCACAGAGCGGTTTGATCATTTGGCAGGCAGAGGCGGAGAGGTGGGGGATGTTATTGGCTCCCTTCAAAACCAGCATGAAGACAATGAAGATAAAATTGCTTCCGCTGCCTCCGCTATTGAACAAATCAGCGCCTCCATCCAGCAGGTTTCCGCTTTTGTAGAACAGGTTGATACGAAGGCGAAGTACCTTGTAAATGAAAAAAAATGA
- a CDS encoding NAD(P)H-dependent oxidoreductase yields the protein MKTLIIFAHPKLDSFNGAILEAVIDELKVLQSEIRVRDLYRIGFQPVLDEDNYSEFYQTKIPADIVEEQSYLLWADQIILIFPTWWSGMPAILKGYIDRVFSNGFAFRMIKNGTEGLLKGKKGLIFQTTGQPEQKLKPSQLTMAMETAMDYGIFHACGIDTVSHQFLYGVTYSDQATRQRMLREIRDIIQIL from the coding sequence ATGAAAACACTGATTATATTCGCTCATCCGAAGCTTGATAGCTTTAACGGGGCAATCCTGGAAGCAGTAATTGATGAATTGAAGGTCCTGCAGTCGGAAATCAGGGTTCGTGATTTGTATCGGATTGGATTTCAGCCAGTACTTGATGAAGATAATTATTCTGAGTTTTATCAGACAAAAATCCCGGCAGATATCGTGGAAGAACAGTCCTACTTGCTGTGGGCGGATCAGATTATTTTAATTTTTCCAACTTGGTGGTCGGGAATGCCGGCTATTTTAAAAGGCTATATAGACCGGGTGTTCTCGAATGGATTTGCTTTTAGAATGATCAAAAACGGAACTGAAGGGCTGCTTAAAGGGAAAAAGGGGCTAATCTTTCAGACGACTGGACAGCCCGAACAGAAATTAAAGCCTTCTCAGCTGACTATGGCCATGGAAACCGCGATGGATTACGGAATCTTTCATGCTTGCGGAATTGATACGGTATCCCACCAGTTTTTATATGGAGTCACCTACTCAGATCAAGCAACCAGGCAGCGAATGCTCCGGGAAATCCGCGATATTATTCAAATACTTTAA
- a CDS encoding glycoside hydrolase family 66 protein codes for MKGSIRFLAILTLILAVLGMFFLYDSLQPKPDSSPEKEVAAQLNLNKARFAPGETISFSLTLPRKSKQKTAIIRYYHLDSPVDSQTVSLSKSKTNWNWTPPKDDYRGYLAETVIDGQRFTIGIDISSDWSKFPRYGFLSDFSDKATENSASVLKQLNRYHINGLQFYDWQFKHHNPLKMEDGEIQQQWEDIANRDVSVPVLKNYIASAKEFNMQTMAYNLIYGTYENAGPDGVKDEWRVYKDENHAEQDIHPLPEDWKSNVYLLNSGNPEWQQYILSKQNEIYQHLAFDGWHIDQLGPRGEVYDYDGNKLNLEEEFDEFLHHGKSKAPDKSLVMNAVNQYGQEQIGTTPVNFMYTEVWDEYKQYKDLKRIIDDNADYSGGKNTVLAAYMNYNLSKEKPGNFNVPGVLLANSVIFSSGGAHLELGEHMLSSEYFPNKNLKMTARFKEQLTGYYDFLVAYQNLLRGDGLHQVPLKASSNIEINSEPEQGKIWGFSKSSGRQRMIHMINFTKADSMEWRDAEGTQPEPDLIRGLEVQIKEDKPVKKIWAASPDSRQAAPVPVHFSQKDENVTITVPSLKYWTMLVMEY; via the coding sequence ATGAAAGGATCCATTCGTTTCCTTGCTATTTTAACCCTGATATTGGCGGTGCTCGGCATGTTTTTTCTTTATGATTCTCTTCAGCCCAAGCCTGATTCTTCACCGGAAAAGGAAGTCGCTGCACAGCTTAATCTCAATAAGGCACGCTTCGCTCCAGGCGAAACCATCTCTTTCTCTTTAACACTCCCCCGAAAATCAAAGCAGAAAACAGCAATCATTCGTTACTATCATCTGGATTCTCCGGTTGATTCTCAAACTGTTTCGTTAAGCAAAAGCAAAACAAACTGGAACTGGACTCCTCCAAAGGATGACTACAGAGGATATTTGGCGGAAACGGTTATTGACGGGCAGCGTTTTACAATTGGTATAGACATTTCAAGCGATTGGAGCAAGTTTCCGCGCTACGGATTTTTATCCGATTTCTCTGATAAGGCCACTGAAAACTCTGCTTCGGTCTTAAAGCAATTAAATCGCTATCATATAAATGGGCTTCAATTTTATGACTGGCAATTCAAACACCATAACCCTTTAAAAATGGAGGATGGTGAGATTCAGCAGCAGTGGGAGGACATTGCAAATCGGGATGTTTCTGTCCCAGTTTTAAAAAACTATATAGCCAGCGCTAAAGAGTTTAATATGCAAACCATGGCTTATAATCTAATTTACGGCACATATGAGAACGCCGGCCCGGACGGGGTCAAGGATGAATGGAGAGTCTATAAGGATGAAAATCACGCCGAACAAGACATCCATCCGCTACCGGAGGACTGGAAGAGCAATGTGTATTTACTGAACTCTGGAAACCCGGAATGGCAGCAATACATTCTTTCAAAGCAAAATGAGATCTATCAGCATCTTGCCTTTGATGGATGGCACATTGACCAGCTGGGACCGCGGGGCGAGGTTTATGATTATGATGGAAATAAGTTGAACCTTGAAGAGGAATTTGACGAATTTCTTCATCACGGAAAAAGTAAAGCACCTGACAAATCACTCGTCATGAATGCTGTGAATCAATACGGCCAAGAACAAATAGGAACCACTCCAGTTAATTTTATGTATACGGAAGTATGGGATGAATACAAACAGTATAAGGATCTGAAAAGAATCATAGATGACAATGCTGACTATTCAGGCGGGAAAAATACGGTTCTGGCTGCCTATATGAATTACAATCTGTCAAAAGAAAAACCGGGAAACTTTAATGTACCTGGTGTGCTGCTTGCCAACAGCGTCATCTTTTCATCAGGAGGCGCTCATTTGGAGCTTGGAGAGCATATGCTTTCGAGTGAGTATTTCCCGAATAAGAATTTGAAAATGACAGCACGGTTCAAAGAACAGCTTACTGGCTATTACGATTTTCTTGTTGCTTATCAAAATCTTTTGCGGGGCGATGGATTGCACCAAGTACCTCTAAAGGCTTCATCTAATATAGAAATCAACTCAGAACCGGAGCAGGGCAAGATTTGGGGATTCTCAAAATCGAGCGGACGGCAGCGTATGATCCATATGATTAACTTCACTAAGGCTGATTCGATGGAATGGCGGGATGCAGAAGGCACCCAGCCAGAACCAGACCTGATCCGGGGTTTGGAAGTTCAGATAAAGGAAGATAAACCAGTTAAAAAAATATGGGCTGCATCACCTGACTCCCGTCAAGCAGCACCAGTTCCTGTTCACTTTTCTCAAAAGGATGAGAATGTAACCATTACCGTTCCTTCACTCAAGTACTGGACGATGCTTGTGATGGAATATTAA
- a CDS encoding TIM-barrel domain-containing protein: MKKSQRIIKGVISASLAMGMAATALAPNALAVTQPEADTPLAKDKLEKLSVKGIEKLDNGVKFDLGNKDAFIRLFADDLAKVSILEKGKEEYTSRGIAKKDWKTPRFTAKDKGNVYELKTKELIIHIKKDTFGVKFMDHKGNVINEDYMENGSTSGYEDGKPYVYKKTDKNEAFYGFGEQAGLNLNQRGESIGMWNTDAYGYDKDTKYIYTSIPFFIGLKNEKAYGIMFDNTHRSYYEMASESDDYYYFYANGGDLTYYFMNGPEISDVVDRYTELTGKQELPPEWSMGLHQSKWEYDADEIVNVAKTYREKKIPVDTMHFDIDYMDGFRVFTWNDKFKDALKQVEAMEGFHTIAINDPAVKVDENNKSYQEGTKNDYWAKNADGTPFVGPVWPGDSVFPDFSKQEVRDWWTKNHSALFDEGIDGVWNDMNEPAVFRDDAQHNHTMPLDSYFGYDDNKILHTEYHNIYGHDEAEATYNAWGMHKPNERPFVLTRDMYAGTQRYSALWTGDTVSTWEHLQMSLPSHMNIGMSGVANVGTDIGGFAKRPTAEMYARWIQIGSLYPFARIHYDSDKKSEIKQGQEPWAFGPEVESISKKYIEQRYKLLPYLYNAFQDASETGKPVQQPLVYQFQEDENTYDIADQFMFGDSLMVAPVVKEGQTSRNVYLPEGHTWVDFVSGKEYKGGRTIHVSAKLEEMPMFVKKDSMIPTRDVQQYTGEKPLENLVLDTYLDKKAEYSFYEDDAATLDAKKKGEFNETKLSVERKSKHSVVFSQKKLKQNYKDTKLDQYTLKLHNAENPRRVTAGMKKYKAVNSVDRVTNGSRTYFFDEKTKTLYVSIPANEKRDVTVR; encoded by the coding sequence ATGAAAAAGTCACAACGCATCATTAAAGGAGTTATCTCCGCTTCCCTTGCAATGGGAATGGCAGCAACAGCTCTTGCTCCAAACGCACTAGCTGTTACACAGCCGGAAGCAGATACACCCTTAGCGAAAGACAAGCTGGAAAAGCTATCAGTTAAAGGGATCGAAAAGCTCGACAACGGGGTGAAATTTGACCTTGGAAACAAAGACGCATTCATTCGTCTGTTTGCAGATGATCTTGCGAAGGTATCCATCCTTGAAAAAGGAAAAGAAGAGTACACTTCCCGCGGTATCGCAAAGAAAGATTGGAAGACTCCAAGATTCACAGCAAAAGATAAAGGCAATGTATACGAGTTAAAAACAAAAGAACTTATCATTCATATTAAAAAAGATACATTCGGCGTGAAATTCATGGATCACAAAGGAAATGTGATTAATGAAGATTACATGGAAAACGGAAGCACATCCGGCTATGAAGACGGAAAACCTTACGTTTACAAAAAAACCGATAAAAATGAAGCATTCTACGGTTTCGGAGAGCAAGCTGGACTGAATTTGAACCAGCGCGGCGAAAGCATCGGAATGTGGAATACAGATGCTTACGGATATGATAAAGATACAAAATACATCTACACAAGCATTCCTTTCTTTATTGGTCTTAAGAATGAAAAAGCATACGGAATTATGTTCGATAACACTCACCGTTCATACTACGAAATGGCTTCAGAATCTGATGACTACTACTACTTCTACGCTAACGGCGGAGATTTAACGTACTACTTCATGAACGGTCCTGAAATCTCTGACGTTGTTGACCGCTACACTGAGCTTACAGGAAAGCAGGAACTTCCTCCTGAATGGTCCATGGGACTTCACCAAAGTAAGTGGGAATATGATGCAGATGAAATTGTAAATGTAGCGAAAACATACCGTGAAAAGAAAATCCCGGTTGACACGATGCACTTTGACATCGACTACATGGATGGATTCCGCGTATTCACATGGAATGACAAGTTTAAAGATGCTCTTAAACAAGTTGAAGCAATGGAAGGGTTCCATACTATTGCCATCAATGACCCCGCTGTAAAAGTGGATGAAAACAATAAGTCTTACCAAGAAGGTACAAAAAACGATTATTGGGCTAAAAATGCAGACGGAACTCCATTCGTCGGACCTGTTTGGCCTGGAGATTCCGTATTCCCTGACTTCTCCAAACAGGAAGTTCGCGATTGGTGGACGAAAAACCACAGCGCTCTGTTTGACGAAGGTATTGACGGCGTATGGAATGACATGAATGAACCAGCTGTATTCCGTGATGATGCACAGCATAATCATACAATGCCGCTTGATTCTTATTTTGGATACGACGATAACAAAATTCTTCACACTGAGTACCACAACATTTACGGCCATGACGAAGCAGAGGCTACTTATAATGCTTGGGGCATGCACAAACCAAACGAGCGTCCATTCGTACTGACTCGTGATATGTATGCAGGAACTCAGCGTTATTCAGCACTATGGACTGGCGATACAGTTAGTACTTGGGAACATCTGCAAATGTCCCTTCCTAGCCATATGAACATCGGAATGTCCGGTGTAGCAAACGTTGGAACGGATATCGGAGGATTTGCAAAACGTCCGACTGCAGAAATGTATGCCCGCTGGATTCAAATTGGATCCCTGTATCCGTTTGCCCGTATTCACTACGATAGTGACAAAAAGTCTGAAATCAAGCAAGGTCAAGAGCCATGGGCATTCGGACCAGAAGTAGAATCAATCAGCAAAAAGTACATCGAACAGCGTTACAAATTGCTTCCTTACCTATACAACGCGTTCCAAGATGCTTCTGAAACAGGTAAGCCAGTTCAGCAGCCGCTTGTGTACCAATTCCAGGAAGATGAAAACACATATGACATCGCAGATCAATTCATGTTCGGTGATTCTCTAATGGTTGCTCCTGTTGTAAAAGAAGGACAAACTTCCCGTAATGTTTACCTTCCAGAAGGCCACACTTGGGTTGACTTTGTTTCTGGAAAAGAATACAAAGGCGGACGCACGATTCATGTAAGTGCTAAGCTTGAAGAAATGCCAATGTTCGTGAAAAAAGATTCTATGATTCCAACACGTGATGTACAGCAATACACTGGTGAAAAACCGCTTGAAAACCTTGTACTTGACACGTACCTTGACAAGAAAGCAGAATACAGCTTCTATGAAGATGATGCTGCTACTCTTGATGCCAAGAAAAAAGGTGAATTCAACGAAACGAAATTGTCCGTTGAGCGCAAAAGCAAGCACAGTGTAGTATTCTCACAAAAGAAACTTAAGCAAAATTATAAAGATACGAAACTAGATCAATATACTCTAAAACTTCACAATGCAGAGAATCCTAGAAGAGTGACAGCTGGAATGAAGAAATACAAAGCTGTAAACTCAGTGGATAGAGTAACAAACGGAAGCCGCACTTACTTCTTCGATGAAAAAACGAAGACGCTTTATGTGAGCATCCCTGCAAATGAAAAAAGAGACGTTACCGTACGATAA